A single region of the Branchiostoma lanceolatum isolate klBraLanc5 chromosome 1, klBraLanc5.hap2, whole genome shotgun sequence genome encodes:
- the LOC136428109 gene encoding uncharacterized protein translates to MCSIMFSPISMKVALLIAVILLGSVVMVDSWRRRGSLIKKGENPLENKEAVQDASAGLHAEESDTLLGLMKDIEKMEGTNRDLDGDTFEKKVATFQEAAADLEEEVNEAEEDAALGLVEEELEKLEEELEEVNYGPQK, encoded by the exons ATGTGTTCTATAATGTTCTCTcctattagcatgaaagttgcTTTGCTGATAGCTGTGATATTGCTGGGATCAGTCGTCATGGTGGACtcctggaggaggagggggagccTCATCAAGAAAG GAGAGAACCCCCTGGAGAATAAAGAGGCTGTCCAAGATGCCTCTGCTGGGCTGCATGCAGAGGAGAGTGATACCCTCTTGGGCTTGATGAAAGATATTGAGAAGATGGAGGGAACCAATCGTGATCTCGATG GTGACACCTTCGAGAAGAAAGTGGCAACTTTCCAGGAGGCTGCAGCTGATTTGGAGGAGGAGGTGAATGAAGCGGAGGAAGATGCCGCCTTGGGTCTAGTGGAGGAAGAGCTGGAGAAGCTGGAGGAGGAGCTAGAGGAAGTCAACTACGGACCTCAGAAGTGA
- the LOC136449053 gene encoding uncharacterized protein isoform X1, with translation MDALYARVSEAIAVIPNNTVVQLFGELPTSGGNDSGKPARAALVSKLKSSTPGRHTEMFGSGDRFVDIFFPHHYSVPYEGDTSLAGLDNNWWSDFSVAALCQAMYNLTKDLRKQLKRDDINNAVNNKNTELKTHSMPFYAKVFSETFIKSTYSTITDKASAKQHYESALTSDAWITAKRAIAAEGMWTDAAWELYHHWVKLHLLGASNEEIDGIIKQVSSKELMIPPEVGVGTWTSYTAWMNPAAITFQDIEGDAANGILKTVPLQVISPGPYPAPPTMMKEENSFEFTADGQPGRGYRTSGGGGGGGGGGGGNIFTSCFSGNTMVLMADGTTLLPICSVEVGQDVFTLQGPRRVAVVSTPRRKGRLLYSINGCSFSFTETHPFVTATGHRDEDGHGLAAVSPRTLVNLVPTLSRLGVAKMEEGTAVMSLKNQEPRPAKVSVLDIHPATAENADDYIYDLILEPTEKGFPHYFVGDGTSLFLVASEVPRIEIAPHLATTVLKALHMAHDSLHGRPIQRNNGESPSKVPHVFQLLTPALALVSPLQQAQGVVQQTQDPAPFNIADILKVFVQEKTAPTQTSYRRELGEACEQIATHHGEEIDAMVDLGWRMIGKEEKDGSDEHVLAVTILDIIFHDVPNHNPGERLAVAVEAKAKETSDQAWCEESDEKNSSTFVRHCRRVFYFQDVDVDDESLVEIHFHVHHLGEKRPLPYTARALVPGALEQNYRMFEAILREGGEHEVGLVRFDVRLLSLGAMQEEQKRSKTWSNDDRWAFALELGQQYGELLKMYLDNSD, from the exons ATGGACGCGTTGTATGCGAGAGTTTCGGAGGCCATCGCCGTCATACCTAACAATACTGTGGTACAG CTGTTCGGTGAGCTACCGACCTCGGGTGGGAATGACTCCGGTAAACCAGCCCGCGCGGCCCTCGTCAGCAAACTCAAAAGCTCCACACCGGGCCGCCACACAGAGATGTTCGGGAGCGGAGACAGGTTCGTGGATATCTTCTTTCCCCACCATTACTCAGTACCTTACGAAGGAGACACCTCCCTCGCCGGCCTGGACAACAACTGGTGGTCAGATTTTTCAGTCGCAGCTCTCTGCCAGGCCATGTACAACCTGACGAAAGACCTACGCAAACAGCTGAAACGGGACGACATCAACAACGCAGTGAACAACAAGAACACCGAGCTGAAGACACACTCCATGCCCTTTTACGCCAAGGTCTTCAGTGAGACTTTCATCAAATCAACGTACAGCACGATTACAGACAAAGCATCGGCGAAGCAGCATTACGAATCAGCGCTGACATCTGATGCATGGATTACGGCAAAAAGGGCCATTGCAGCAGAAGGGATGTGGACAGACGCAGCATGGGAACTGTACCATCACTGGGTAAAACTACACCTGCTCGGCGCCAGCAATGAAGAGATAGATGGCATCATAAAACAGGTGAGCAGCAAGGAGCTGATGATCCCACCGGAGGTAGGAGTGGGGACCTGGACTAGCTACACAGCCTGGATGAACCCAGCGGCTATCACATTCCAGGACATCGAAGGTGATGCGGCCAACGGAATCTTGAAGACCGTACCCCTCCAAGTCATCTCCCCCGGTCCATACCCCGCTCCACCGACAATGATGAAGGAAGAAAACTCTTTCGAGTTTACGGCAGATGGCCAACCAGGGAGAGGGTACCGTACTAGCGGCGGCGGCGGGGGTGGTGGCGGTGGGGGTGGAGGTAATATATTCACCAGCTGTTTTTCTGGCAACACGATGGTGCTCATGGCAGACGGGACGACGCTTCTTCCCATCTGCTCCGTCGAGGTCGGCCAAGACGTCTTCACGCTGCAGGGTCCACGCCGAGTCGCAGTAGTCTCCACCCCGAGGAGGAAGGGGCGTCTCCTGTACTCCATCAACGGTTGCTCCTTCAGCTTTACAGAAACTCACCCTTTTGTGACGGCAACCGGACACAGGGATGAAGATGGCCACGGGCTCGCTGCGGTATCTCCTAGGACACTGGTTAACTTGGTGCCCACGCTCTCTCGCCTTGGAGTTGCCAAGATGGAGGAAGGAACGGCCGTCATGTCTCTGAAAAACCAAGAGCCGCGCCCTGCCAAAGTCAGTGTGTTAGACATACATCCTGCCACTGCCGAGAATGCTGATGACTACATCTATGACTTGATCTTGGAGCCTACCGAGAAGGGTTTCCCACATTACTTTGTGGGGGACGGTACATCGTTGTTTCTTGTTGCCTCAGAGGTGCCAAGGATAGAGATAGCGCCTCATCTAGCCACCACTGTACTAAAGGCGCTCCACATGGCTCATGACAGTCTTCATGGACGACCAATACAGCGTAACAACGGAGAATCTCCATCCAAAGTCCCGCATGTCTTCCAGTTGCTGACTCCCGCCTTGGCCCTTGTTTCACCTCTTCAGCAAGCTCAAGGAGTGGTCCAGCAAACGCAAGACCCCGCACCTTTCAATATCGCCGATATCCTGAAAGTCTTCGTCCAAGAGAAGACCGCTCCAACCCAAACATCTTACCGACGTGAGCTAGGCGAGGCTTGTGAACAAATAGCTACTCACCACGGTGAAGAGATTGACGCTATGGTAGATCTTGGCTGGAGGATGATAGGTAAAGAAGAGAAAGACGGCAGTGATGAACACGTCTTGGCTGTCACCATCCTTGACATCATCTTCCACGATGTTCCTAACCACAACCCAGGTGAACGTCTTGCTGTCGCCGTGGAAGCTAAAGCCAAAGAAACATCAGATCAAGCTTGGTGTGAGGAGTCTGATGAGAAGAACAGTTCCACTTTCGTGCGACACTGCCGACGAGTCTTCTACTTCCAGGATGTGGACGTAGACGATGAGAGTCTTGTCGAGATACACTTTCATGTCCATCACCTCGGAGAAAAGCGCCCCCTGCCCTACACCGCCCGAGCGCTAGTCCCCGGAGCGTTGGAACAAAACTACCGCATGTTTGAAGCCATCTTACGGGAGGGAGGTGAGCACGAGGTCGGGCTGGTCAGGTTTGACGTCAGGCTGCTGAGTCTGGGTGCGATGCAGGAGGAACAGAAGCGTTCCAAGACGTGGAGCAACGACGACAGGTGGGCTTTTGCACTGGAGCTGGGGCAGCAGTATGGGGAGCTGTTAAAGATGTACTTAGATAACTCAGATTAA
- the LOC136449053 gene encoding uncharacterized protein isoform X2 has product MFGSGDRFVDIFFPHHYSVPYEGDTSLAGLDNNWWSDFSVAALCQAMYNLTKDLRKQLKRDDINNAVNNKNTELKTHSMPFYAKVFSETFIKSTYSTITDKASAKQHYESALTSDAWITAKRAIAAEGMWTDAAWELYHHWVKLHLLGASNEEIDGIIKQVSSKELMIPPEVGVGTWTSYTAWMNPAAITFQDIEGDAANGILKTVPLQVISPGPYPAPPTMMKEENSFEFTADGQPGRGYRTSGGGGGGGGGGGGNIFTSCFSGNTMVLMADGTTLLPICSVEVGQDVFTLQGPRRVAVVSTPRRKGRLLYSINGCSFSFTETHPFVTATGHRDEDGHGLAAVSPRTLVNLVPTLSRLGVAKMEEGTAVMSLKNQEPRPAKVSVLDIHPATAENADDYIYDLILEPTEKGFPHYFVGDGTSLFLVASEVPRIEIAPHLATTVLKALHMAHDSLHGRPIQRNNGESPSKVPHVFQLLTPALALVSPLQQAQGVVQQTQDPAPFNIADILKVFVQEKTAPTQTSYRRELGEACEQIATHHGEEIDAMVDLGWRMIGKEEKDGSDEHVLAVTILDIIFHDVPNHNPGERLAVAVEAKAKETSDQAWCEESDEKNSSTFVRHCRRVFYFQDVDVDDESLVEIHFHVHHLGEKRPLPYTARALVPGALEQNYRMFEAILREGGEHEVGLVRFDVRLLSLGAMQEEQKRSKTWSNDDRWAFALELGQQYGELLKMYLDNSD; this is encoded by the coding sequence ATGTTCGGGAGCGGAGACAGGTTCGTGGATATCTTCTTTCCCCACCATTACTCAGTACCTTACGAAGGAGACACCTCCCTCGCCGGCCTGGACAACAACTGGTGGTCAGATTTTTCAGTCGCAGCTCTCTGCCAGGCCATGTACAACCTGACGAAAGACCTACGCAAACAGCTGAAACGGGACGACATCAACAACGCAGTGAACAACAAGAACACCGAGCTGAAGACACACTCCATGCCCTTTTACGCCAAGGTCTTCAGTGAGACTTTCATCAAATCAACGTACAGCACGATTACAGACAAAGCATCGGCGAAGCAGCATTACGAATCAGCGCTGACATCTGATGCATGGATTACGGCAAAAAGGGCCATTGCAGCAGAAGGGATGTGGACAGACGCAGCATGGGAACTGTACCATCACTGGGTAAAACTACACCTGCTCGGCGCCAGCAATGAAGAGATAGATGGCATCATAAAACAGGTGAGCAGCAAGGAGCTGATGATCCCACCGGAGGTAGGAGTGGGGACCTGGACTAGCTACACAGCCTGGATGAACCCAGCGGCTATCACATTCCAGGACATCGAAGGTGATGCGGCCAACGGAATCTTGAAGACCGTACCCCTCCAAGTCATCTCCCCCGGTCCATACCCCGCTCCACCGACAATGATGAAGGAAGAAAACTCTTTCGAGTTTACGGCAGATGGCCAACCAGGGAGAGGGTACCGTACTAGCGGCGGCGGCGGGGGTGGTGGCGGTGGGGGTGGAGGTAATATATTCACCAGCTGTTTTTCTGGCAACACGATGGTGCTCATGGCAGACGGGACGACGCTTCTTCCCATCTGCTCCGTCGAGGTCGGCCAAGACGTCTTCACGCTGCAGGGTCCACGCCGAGTCGCAGTAGTCTCCACCCCGAGGAGGAAGGGGCGTCTCCTGTACTCCATCAACGGTTGCTCCTTCAGCTTTACAGAAACTCACCCTTTTGTGACGGCAACCGGACACAGGGATGAAGATGGCCACGGGCTCGCTGCGGTATCTCCTAGGACACTGGTTAACTTGGTGCCCACGCTCTCTCGCCTTGGAGTTGCCAAGATGGAGGAAGGAACGGCCGTCATGTCTCTGAAAAACCAAGAGCCGCGCCCTGCCAAAGTCAGTGTGTTAGACATACATCCTGCCACTGCCGAGAATGCTGATGACTACATCTATGACTTGATCTTGGAGCCTACCGAGAAGGGTTTCCCACATTACTTTGTGGGGGACGGTACATCGTTGTTTCTTGTTGCCTCAGAGGTGCCAAGGATAGAGATAGCGCCTCATCTAGCCACCACTGTACTAAAGGCGCTCCACATGGCTCATGACAGTCTTCATGGACGACCAATACAGCGTAACAACGGAGAATCTCCATCCAAAGTCCCGCATGTCTTCCAGTTGCTGACTCCCGCCTTGGCCCTTGTTTCACCTCTTCAGCAAGCTCAAGGAGTGGTCCAGCAAACGCAAGACCCCGCACCTTTCAATATCGCCGATATCCTGAAAGTCTTCGTCCAAGAGAAGACCGCTCCAACCCAAACATCTTACCGACGTGAGCTAGGCGAGGCTTGTGAACAAATAGCTACTCACCACGGTGAAGAGATTGACGCTATGGTAGATCTTGGCTGGAGGATGATAGGTAAAGAAGAGAAAGACGGCAGTGATGAACACGTCTTGGCTGTCACCATCCTTGACATCATCTTCCACGATGTTCCTAACCACAACCCAGGTGAACGTCTTGCTGTCGCCGTGGAAGCTAAAGCCAAAGAAACATCAGATCAAGCTTGGTGTGAGGAGTCTGATGAGAAGAACAGTTCCACTTTCGTGCGACACTGCCGACGAGTCTTCTACTTCCAGGATGTGGACGTAGACGATGAGAGTCTTGTCGAGATACACTTTCATGTCCATCACCTCGGAGAAAAGCGCCCCCTGCCCTACACCGCCCGAGCGCTAGTCCCCGGAGCGTTGGAACAAAACTACCGCATGTTTGAAGCCATCTTACGGGAGGGAGGTGAGCACGAGGTCGGGCTGGTCAGGTTTGACGTCAGGCTGCTGAGTCTGGGTGCGATGCAGGAGGAACAGAAGCGTTCCAAGACGTGGAGCAACGACGACAGGTGGGCTTTTGCACTGGAGCTGGGGCAGCAGTATGGGGAGCTGTTAAAGATGTACTTAGATAACTCAGATTAA
- the LOC136449126 gene encoding histone H3-like centromeric protein A, protein MPRARNAGSRSPARGAGPGRAGTPGRGQGTPAGRGQGAPAGRGQGARGRGPIAGPSNAGQQQQARAPRRRRFRPGTRALMEIRKFQKSTKLLLRKLPFARVVREVCQEVGGVDFRWQAYAIMALQEAAEAFLVGLMEDANLIALHAKRVTIMPKDVQLARRIRGPEKGFASL, encoded by the exons ATGCCAAGGGCACGGAACGCGGGATCCAGAAGCCCGGCGAGGGGAGCAGGGCCGGGGCGGGCCGGTACCCCGGGCAGAGGGCAGGGAACGCCGGCGGGCAGAGGACAGGGAGCGCCGGCGGGGAGAGGACAGGGGGCCCGTGGGCGCGGGCCGATCGCGGGACCGTCCAACGCCGGACAGCAACAACAGGCGAGGGCCCCAA GGAGGAGAAGATTTCGCCCTGGGACAAGAGCACTCATGGAGATCCGGAAATTTCAGAAATCCACCAAACTTCTGCTCAGGAAGCTGCCTTTTGCAAGAGtg GTACGAGAGGTGTGTCAGGAGGTTGGAGGAGTAGACTTCAGATGGCAGGCCTACGCCATCATGGCTCTACAAGAG GCAGCTGAAGCGTTCCTGGTTGGGTTGATGGAGGATGCTAACCTGATCGCACTTCACGCCAAgagagtcaccatcatgcccaaggacgtCCAACTGGCCAGGAGGATTCGGGGGCCGGAGAAGGGTTTTGCTAGTTTGTAA